A genomic region of Streptomyces diastaticus subsp. diastaticus contains the following coding sequences:
- a CDS encoding DMT family transporter, translated as MTADLAVAVAVSLVSALAYAAAAVAQERLAARTAPGASRDLARLLRAGAWWGAVGLNTAGALLHVVALRFGPLTLVQPLGALTLVAAVPLGARYAGRRVARREWRGALLTLGGLALLMSAASGPAPEDSLTLTEALAVGATSLLLIGALGRPGRGPGLRHATASGLASGIASALTQTVTVALAAPGRPGPPLLPTVLLALLVAAFATAGLLLAQTAYRSGLGAPLAVVTLTNPLAASAVGLTLLGERLHGGAAGVLPALAGALVAGRGVVALSRAAGRHAGKTPVPQAGPGTRTRPPGRTVGAAGG; from the coding sequence ATGACCGCGGACCTGGCCGTCGCGGTCGCCGTCTCCCTCGTGTCCGCCCTCGCCTACGCCGCCGCCGCGGTGGCCCAGGAACGCCTCGCCGCGCGCACGGCGCCCGGCGCCTCCCGCGATCTGGCGCGACTGCTCAGGGCCGGCGCCTGGTGGGGCGCGGTCGGCCTCAACACCGCGGGCGCCCTGCTGCACGTCGTCGCCCTGCGGTTCGGCCCGCTCACGCTCGTCCAGCCGCTCGGGGCGCTCACCCTGGTCGCGGCGGTCCCGCTGGGCGCGCGGTACGCGGGGCGCCGGGTGGCCCGGCGCGAATGGCGCGGCGCGCTGCTCACCCTCGGAGGGCTCGCCCTGCTGATGTCCGCGGCGTCCGGCCCCGCGCCCGAGGACAGCCTCACCCTCACCGAGGCCCTGGCGGTCGGCGCGACGAGCCTGCTGCTGATCGGCGCGCTCGGCCGCCCGGGGCGGGGTCCGGGGCTGCGCCACGCCACGGCCTCGGGCCTCGCCTCCGGGATCGCCTCGGCGCTCACCCAGACGGTCACCGTGGCCCTGGCCGCCCCGGGGAGACCGGGCCCGCCCCTCCTCCCGACGGTCCTGCTCGCCCTGCTGGTCGCCGCCTTCGCCACGGCCGGGCTGCTCCTGGCCCAGACCGCCTACCGCTCCGGTCTCGGCGCGCCCCTGGCCGTCGTCACCCTGACCAACCCGCTCGCCGCCTCGGCCGTGGGCCTCACCCTCCTCGGCGAACGGCTCCACGGCGGAGCCGCGGGGGTACTGCCCGCGCTGGCGGGGGCGCTGGTGGCGGGCCGGGGCGTGGTGGCGCTGAGCAGGGCGGCGGGACGCCACGCGGGGAAGACGCCGGTCCCGCAGGCGGGACCGGGCACGCGCACGCGACCGCCCGGGCGGACCGTGGGCGCGGCCGGCGGCTGA
- a CDS encoding VWA domain-containing protein, which translates to MITTRRAAVVVAALTTVLAGALPAASTATAATTADGPTARPAPKVELVLDVSGSMKARDIDGQSRMSAAKQAFNDVIDAVPEEVELGIRTLGADYPGEDKARGCKDTRQLYPVGPIDRTEAKAAVATLSPTGWTPIGPALLGAAEDLDGDDGGSRRIVLISDGEDTCGPLDPCEVAREIAAKGVDLVIDTLGLVPNAKIRQQLSCISDATGGTYTAVQHKDDLSDKVKQLVDRAADPVVTPVPVEGAAACAEAPKIEPGLYTDRQPLGTHRWYRVDVLPGQELRASVSVAADRPLADDYGVLLRAVTAHGRELVRGSEAGSGRTDVISSGLRHPERERPDADGGEPAATPVCLEVSNSFAAASAKAADASAPGMPLELTVDVVDGPDDASDTAAFGLGRGWWLLGVLVLAGFLGGLIFGWLSRWRFAVWRTH; encoded by the coding sequence ATGATCACAACAAGACGGGCAGCGGTCGTGGTGGCCGCGCTGACGACGGTGCTGGCGGGGGCTCTCCCCGCCGCGTCGACGGCGACCGCGGCCACCACCGCCGACGGGCCCACCGCACGTCCCGCGCCCAAGGTCGAGCTGGTGCTCGACGTGAGCGGCTCCATGAAGGCCCGCGACATCGACGGGCAGTCCCGCATGTCGGCGGCGAAGCAGGCGTTCAACGACGTCATCGACGCCGTGCCCGAGGAGGTCGAACTCGGCATCCGCACCCTGGGCGCCGACTACCCGGGCGAGGACAAGGCACGCGGCTGCAAGGACACGCGGCAGCTCTACCCGGTCGGGCCCATCGACCGCACCGAGGCCAAGGCGGCGGTGGCGACGCTCAGTCCGACGGGCTGGACCCCGATAGGCCCGGCGCTGCTCGGCGCCGCCGAGGACCTGGACGGCGACGACGGCGGCAGCCGCCGCATCGTGCTGATCAGCGACGGCGAGGACACCTGCGGGCCCCTCGACCCGTGCGAGGTGGCGCGGGAGATCGCGGCCAAGGGCGTCGACCTCGTCATCGACACCCTCGGGCTGGTTCCCAACGCCAAGATCCGCCAGCAGCTCTCCTGCATCTCCGACGCCACCGGCGGCACCTACACCGCCGTGCAGCACAAGGACGACCTCTCCGACAAGGTGAAGCAGCTGGTGGACCGCGCGGCCGACCCGGTGGTCACACCGGTGCCGGTGGAGGGTGCGGCGGCCTGCGCCGAGGCCCCGAAGATCGAGCCCGGCCTGTACACCGACCGCCAGCCGCTGGGCACCCACCGGTGGTACCGGGTGGACGTGCTGCCCGGCCAGGAGCTGCGCGCCTCGGTGAGCGTGGCGGCCGACCGGCCGCTCGCCGACGACTACGGCGTACTGCTCCGCGCGGTGACCGCGCACGGGCGCGAGCTGGTACGCGGCTCCGAGGCGGGCAGCGGCCGGACCGACGTGATCTCGTCGGGGCTGCGCCACCCGGAGCGGGAGCGCCCGGACGCCGACGGCGGCGAGCCGGCCGCGACACCGGTCTGCCTGGAGGTCAGCAACTCCTTCGCCGCCGCCTCCGCCAAGGCCGCCGACGCCTCGGCGCCGGGCATGCCGCTGGAGCTGACGGTCGACGTGGTCGACGGCCCGGACGACGCCTCGGACACCGCCGCCTTCGGGCTGGGGCGTGGCTGGTGGCTGCTGGGTGTGCTGGTACTCGCCGGGTTCCTCGGCGGGCTGATCTTCGGCTGGCTGTCGCGCTGGCGCTTCGCCGTCTGGAGGACCCACTGA
- a CDS encoding AMP-dependent synthetase/ligase — MREVSVARLVAPQVSGGLADSVHQAAETHPDRPQLALEPVEAGGPWRTVTAGRFRDEVLALARGLRAEGVGPGDRVVLMSRTRPEWTLLAYALWSLGAELVPVYPTSSIEQVRWVLADAGVRAAVVEHSGQAMTVAAACAAPGTLLGLWQLDLGCADELVERGAEVTEDEVRRLRAAVRPESTAVICYTSGTTGTAKGCVISHGNLAAECDTLIAGWGHLLATDGAQPSVLAFLPLAHCYCLMVAVTCVRGGYLLAHQPEMAPALLLPALASFRPTFLFAVPYVFERIFDEACREAEAAGQGALFEKARAAAVAHAQAREERAAGTGHGPGPVARLRHSVYERAVYSRVRAVFGGRVRAAVSGGSPLRRELGLFFAGAGVTVYDGYGLTETTAAVTAQPPGRVRFGTVGRPLPGSTVRIADDGEVWVRGDTVFQGYLHGPPALAGGWLATGDTGRLDPDGYLVITGRKKDIIITSGGKSVSPQLLEERLRRHPLIAQCLVVGDDRPYVAALLTVDPEALAHWRRLRGASGRAPAAPADDAELRAQLQRAVNQANTLVSRAESIRAFEVLPVDFTLQEGLMTPSFKLRRSAVAHAYADVIEALYAR; from the coding sequence GTGCGGGAAGTGAGTGTGGCGCGCCTGGTCGCCCCGCAGGTCTCCGGCGGCCTCGCCGACTCGGTCCACCAGGCGGCCGAGACCCACCCGGACCGCCCTCAACTGGCCCTGGAGCCCGTCGAGGCGGGCGGCCCCTGGCGCACGGTGACGGCGGGCCGGTTCCGCGACGAGGTGCTGGCACTGGCCCGGGGGCTGCGGGCCGAGGGCGTGGGGCCGGGCGACCGGGTGGTACTGATGTCGCGCACCCGCCCCGAGTGGACGCTCCTGGCGTATGCGCTGTGGTCGCTGGGCGCCGAGCTGGTACCGGTCTACCCCACCTCCTCCATCGAGCAGGTGCGCTGGGTCCTCGCCGACGCGGGGGTCCGGGCGGCGGTCGTGGAGCACAGCGGGCAGGCGATGACGGTGGCGGCCGCCTGCGCGGCCCCGGGGACCCTGCTCGGGCTCTGGCAGCTCGACCTGGGGTGCGCGGACGAACTCGTCGAGCGCGGCGCCGAGGTGACGGAGGACGAGGTACGGCGGCTGCGGGCGGCGGTCCGCCCGGAGTCGACGGCCGTCATCTGCTACACCTCGGGCACCACCGGCACCGCCAAGGGCTGCGTGATCAGCCACGGCAACCTGGCCGCCGAGTGCGACACCCTCATCGCGGGGTGGGGCCACCTGCTGGCCACCGACGGGGCGCAGCCCTCCGTCCTCGCCTTCCTGCCGCTCGCCCACTGCTACTGCCTGATGGTGGCCGTCACCTGCGTACGCGGCGGCTATCTCCTCGCCCACCAGCCGGAGATGGCCCCGGCGCTGCTGCTGCCCGCCCTCGCCTCCTTCCGGCCCACCTTCCTCTTCGCCGTCCCCTACGTCTTCGAGCGGATCTTCGACGAGGCCTGCCGGGAGGCCGAGGCGGCCGGGCAGGGCGCGCTCTTCGAGAAGGCACGGGCGGCCGCCGTCGCGCACGCCCAGGCGCGGGAGGAGCGGGCGGCGGGCACCGGGCACGGCCCGGGACCCGTCGCCAGACTCCGGCACTCGGTCTACGAGCGTGCCGTGTACTCCAGGGTGCGGGCGGTCTTCGGCGGGCGGGTCCGCGCCGCGGTCTCGGGCGGCTCGCCGCTCCGCCGCGAACTGGGCCTGTTCTTCGCGGGCGCCGGGGTGACGGTGTACGACGGCTACGGGCTGACCGAGACCACGGCGGCGGTGACCGCGCAGCCGCCGGGCCGGGTCCGCTTCGGCACCGTGGGCCGCCCGCTGCCGGGTTCGACGGTGCGGATCGCCGACGACGGCGAGGTGTGGGTGCGCGGCGACACGGTCTTCCAGGGCTACCTGCACGGCCCGCCGGCGCTCGCGGGCGGCTGGCTGGCGACCGGGGACACCGGCCGGCTCGACCCGGACGGCTACCTGGTCATCACCGGCCGCAAAAAGGACATCATCATCACCAGCGGCGGCAAGAGCGTCTCCCCGCAACTGCTGGAGGAGCGGTTGCGCCGTCATCCGCTGATCGCGCAGTGCCTGGTGGTCGGCGACGACCGCCCCTACGTGGCGGCGCTGCTCACCGTCGACCCGGAGGCACTGGCGCACTGGCGGCGGCTGCGTGGGGCGTCCGGCCGGGCGCCGGCGGCCCCGGCGGACGACGCGGAGCTGCGGGCCCAGCTCCAGCGGGCGGTCAACCAGGCCAACACCCTGGTGTCGCGGGCGGAGTCGATCCGGGCCTTCGAGGTCCTGCCGGTCGACTTCACCCTCCAGGAGGGGTTGATGACACCCTCGTTCAAGCTCCGTCGCAGCGCCGTGGCGCACGCCTACGCGGACGTCATCGAGGCGCTGTACGCGCGCTGA
- a CDS encoding GNAT family N-acetyltransferase: MRIKAVHHGELTALQEIERAAGVWFREAGMAEIADDEPLPAAELGRYVRAGLAWAAVDGAGRPVAYLIADRVDGNLHVEQVSVHPACARRGVGRSLLDHAAGRARAEGAPALTLTTFTEVPWNAPYYARCGFRLLADRELTPGLREIRRSEAAHGLDRWPRSCMRREV; this comes from the coding sequence ATGCGGATCAAAGCGGTGCACCACGGGGAACTGACGGCACTCCAGGAGATCGAGCGGGCCGCCGGCGTGTGGTTCCGGGAGGCCGGGATGGCGGAGATCGCGGACGACGAGCCGCTGCCGGCCGCCGAGCTGGGCCGGTACGTGCGGGCGGGGCTCGCCTGGGCGGCGGTCGACGGGGCCGGCCGGCCTGTCGCGTACCTGATCGCCGACCGGGTGGACGGGAACCTCCACGTCGAGCAGGTGTCGGTCCACCCGGCCTGCGCGCGCCGGGGCGTCGGCCGGTCCCTGCTGGACCACGCCGCCGGCCGGGCCAGGGCCGAGGGGGCTCCCGCCCTGACGCTGACCACCTTCACCGAGGTGCCGTGGAACGCCCCGTACTACGCACGCTGCGGCTTCCGGCTCCTGGCGGACCGCGAACTGACGCCCGGCCTGCGGGAGATCCGGCGGAGCGAGGCGGCGCACGGCCTGGACCGGTGGCCCCGCAGCTGTATGCGCCGGGAGGTGTGA
- a CDS encoding type A2 lantipeptide has protein sequence MSHTPQVETAEIADSELDNISGGLVSGLVGSVTAGVDSVAPVSETLGAVTGTVEQTTGLNTAPVTGLVAGL, from the coding sequence ATGAGCCACACCCCCCAGGTCGAGACCGCCGAGATCGCCGACAGCGAGCTGGACAACATCTCCGGCGGCCTCGTCAGCGGCCTCGTCGGCTCGGTCACGGCCGGCGTCGACTCCGTCGCCCCGGTCAGCGAGACCCTCGGCGCCGTCACCGGCACCGTGGAGCAGACCACCGGTCTGAACACCGCCCCGGTCACCGGCCTCGTCGCCGGTCTCTGA
- a CDS encoding HlyD family efflux transporter periplasmic adaptor subunit, with amino-acid sequence MRFRQQALTKLQSPEQLDLPVRFARPQGLLVLAVTLVVMAAGGVWAVTGSVATTLTAPGVLTHAQGSYIVQSTVPGQVTAVRTAEGRRVARGTPLLTVRTARGDVTIRALAAGRITALAAVQGAVVTTGTDLAAVERQARADDPLLAVVYAPSDSGGSLSEGAEVDLTVRSVPAQSYGVLRGTVKSVGRTPRTRQQISADLGSAQLGEEFSRGGPPIAVEVRLRPSKSTRSGYTWSTSDGPPHPLTTLTLVDGAVHLDEQRPADWLLP; translated from the coding sequence GTGCGCTTTCGCCAGCAGGCCCTGACCAAACTCCAGTCGCCCGAACAACTCGACCTGCCGGTGCGGTTCGCCCGCCCGCAGGGGCTCCTGGTCCTCGCCGTCACCCTCGTCGTGATGGCCGCGGGCGGCGTCTGGGCCGTGACGGGTTCGGTCGCCACCACTCTGACCGCTCCCGGCGTCCTCACCCACGCCCAGGGCAGCTACATCGTCCAGAGCACCGTCCCGGGCCAGGTCACCGCCGTCCGTACCGCCGAAGGCCGGCGTGTCGCGCGCGGCACGCCGCTGCTCACCGTCCGCACCGCCCGGGGCGACGTGACGATCCGTGCCCTGGCCGCCGGGCGGATCACCGCGCTGGCCGCCGTCCAGGGAGCCGTCGTCACCACCGGCACCGATCTCGCCGCCGTGGAGCGACAGGCCCGCGCCGACGACCCGCTCCTCGCGGTGGTCTACGCCCCCTCCGACAGCGGCGGTTCTCTCAGCGAGGGCGCGGAGGTCGACCTCACCGTGCGGTCGGTGCCCGCGCAGAGCTACGGCGTGCTGCGCGGCACGGTGAAGTCGGTCGGCCGGACTCCCCGGACACGGCAGCAGATCTCCGCCGATCTCGGCTCGGCCCAGCTCGGCGAGGAGTTCTCCCGGGGCGGGCCGCCGATCGCCGTCGAGGTCCGCCTGCGCCCCTCGAAGAGCACCCGCAGCGGCTACACCTGGTCGACCTCCGACGGCCCGCCGCACCCGCTCACCACCCTCACCCTCGTCGACGGCGCCGTCCACCTCGACGAACAGCGCCCGGCCGATTGGCTCCTCCCGTGA
- a CDS encoding NHLP family bacteriocin export ABC transporter peptidase/permease/ATPase subunit: MTAPADAPAAGTGPTAPPTPGGRRGRRAAPPSSGRRRAAPPRRRSGRRLVRTPTVLQMEAVECGAACLAMVLAHHGRHVPLEELRIACGVSRDGSRASNVLKAARGYGLTAKGMQMEPAALREVRAPAVLFWEFNHYVVHEGFLRRPGRRGAARLNDPDKGRRVVSAEEFDASFTGVALLLEPGPSFRGGGRRPGLLGALPARLRGTGATLLTALLASLLLVVVGAALPALSRTYIDLFLIGERGSVLGPLFAAMGALVALTASLTALQQANLLRGRIISSTLSGARFLRHLLRLPVTFFAQRSPADLVQRLQSNDTVAETLARDLAAAAVDGVVVVLYALLLWTYDPQLTLVGVGIALLNIVAMRVVIHLRATRTRKLRADNARLTTTAYTGLQLIETMKATGGEDGFFRRWAGQHATTLEEQQRLGVPTAVLSVVAPALATFNSALILWIGGLRAVEGHLSVGLLVAFQALMVRFTAPLTRLNGVAGRIQDFAADVTRLRDVEAFPADGLYLREGTAGGGADTRRLAGRVELDGLTFGYSPLDPPLLRDFSLTVGPGRQVALVGGSGSGKSTVSRLLAGLYQPWEGTIRIDGRPLTEIPRPALAASVSFVDQDIFLFEGTVRENVTLWDPSLPDEAVRTALRDAGLEEVVARRPDGVHARVEQDGRNFSGGQRQRLEIARALVRRPSVLVLDEVTSALDAETEQRVMAALRRRGCACVIIAHRLSTVRDSDEIVVLDGGRVVERGRHAELVARGGAYAALVEEK, translated from the coding sequence GTGACCGCACCCGCCGACGCCCCCGCCGCCGGGACCGGCCCCACCGCCCCGCCCACCCCGGGCGGCCGCCGGGGCCGCCGCGCCGCCCCGCCCTCCTCCGGCCGCCGCCGCGCCGCGCCCCCGCGCCGCAGGTCCGGGCGGCGCCTCGTGCGTACCCCCACCGTGCTCCAGATGGAGGCGGTGGAGTGCGGCGCCGCCTGCCTCGCGATGGTCCTGGCCCACCACGGGCGCCACGTCCCGCTGGAGGAGCTGCGGATCGCCTGCGGCGTCTCGCGCGACGGGTCGCGTGCCAGCAACGTCCTGAAGGCGGCCCGCGGTTACGGGCTGACCGCGAAGGGGATGCAGATGGAACCGGCCGCGCTGCGGGAAGTGCGGGCCCCGGCGGTGCTGTTCTGGGAGTTCAACCACTACGTCGTCCACGAAGGGTTCCTGCGGCGCCCCGGGCGGCGCGGCGCGGCGCGCCTCAACGACCCCGACAAGGGACGCCGGGTGGTGAGCGCGGAGGAGTTCGACGCCTCCTTCACGGGGGTCGCCCTGCTCCTCGAGCCGGGCCCGTCCTTCCGCGGGGGCGGCCGCCGGCCCGGTCTGCTCGGCGCGCTCCCCGCCCGGCTGCGCGGCACCGGCGCCACCCTGCTGACGGCGCTCCTGGCCAGCCTGCTGCTGGTCGTCGTGGGCGCCGCGCTGCCCGCGCTCAGCCGGACGTACATCGACCTGTTCCTGATCGGGGAGCGCGGTTCGGTGCTCGGGCCGCTCTTCGCGGCGATGGGCGCGCTGGTGGCGCTGACCGCCTCGCTCACCGCGCTCCAGCAGGCCAACCTGCTGCGCGGGCGGATCATCTCCTCGACGCTGAGCGGCGCCCGGTTCCTGCGCCATCTGCTGCGACTGCCGGTGACCTTCTTCGCCCAGCGCTCCCCCGCCGACCTGGTGCAGCGGCTCCAGTCGAACGACACGGTGGCCGAGACCCTGGCCCGCGACCTGGCGGCGGCCGCCGTGGACGGGGTGGTGGTGGTGCTGTACGCGCTGCTGCTGTGGACGTACGACCCGCAGCTCACCCTGGTCGGGGTGGGGATCGCGCTGCTGAACATCGTGGCGATGCGGGTGGTGATCCACCTGCGGGCCACCCGGACCCGGAAGCTGCGGGCGGACAACGCCCGGCTGACCACCACCGCGTACACCGGCCTCCAGCTCATCGAGACGATGAAGGCGACCGGTGGCGAGGACGGCTTCTTCCGCCGGTGGGCGGGTCAGCACGCGACGACGCTGGAGGAGCAGCAGCGGCTCGGGGTGCCGACGGCGGTGCTGTCGGTGGTGGCTCCGGCGCTGGCCACCTTCAACAGCGCGCTCATCCTGTGGATCGGCGGGCTGCGGGCGGTCGAGGGGCATCTCTCGGTCGGGCTGCTGGTGGCGTTCCAGGCGCTCATGGTGCGGTTCACGGCGCCGCTGACCCGGCTCAACGGCGTCGCGGGCCGCATCCAGGACTTCGCGGCGGACGTGACCCGGCTGCGCGACGTGGAGGCGTTCCCGGCGGACGGGCTGTACCTCCGGGAGGGCACGGCCGGCGGCGGGGCGGACACCCGGCGGCTGGCGGGCCGGGTGGAACTGGACGGGCTGACCTTCGGCTACAGCCCGCTGGACCCGCCGCTGCTGAGGGACTTCTCGCTGACGGTCGGCCCGGGGCGCCAGGTGGCGCTGGTCGGCGGTTCGGGCAGCGGCAAGTCGACCGTCTCGCGGCTGCTGGCGGGCTTGTACCAGCCGTGGGAGGGCACCATCCGCATCGACGGGCGGCCGCTCACCGAGATCCCGCGCCCGGCGCTGGCCGCCTCGGTCTCCTTCGTCGACCAGGACATCTTCCTCTTCGAGGGCACCGTGCGGGAGAACGTCACGCTGTGGGACCCCTCGCTCCCCGACGAGGCGGTGCGCACGGCGCTGCGCGACGCCGGCCTGGAGGAGGTGGTCGCCCGCCGCCCCGACGGCGTCCACGCCCGGGTCGAGCAGGACGGACGGAACTTCTCCGGCGGCCAGCGGCAGCGGCTGGAGATCGCCCGGGCCCTGGTGCGCCGCCCCAGCGTGCTGGTGCTGGACGAGGTGACCAGCGCGCTCGACGCGGAGACCGAGCAGCGGGTGATGGCGGCCCTGCGGCGACGCGGCTGCGCCTGCGTGATCATCGCGCACCGGCTCTCCACCGTCCGCGACAGCGACGAGATCGTGGTGCTGGACGGCGGCCGCGTCGTGGAACGCGGCCGCCACGCCGAACTGGTCGCCCGGGGCGGGGCGTACGCGGCCCTGGTCGAGGAGAAGTGA
- a CDS encoding NHLP bacteriocin export ABC transporter permease/ATPase subunit has translation MTGVRQAARAAAADPVTAVLGGLGAPVEAADGTVLPLGGPSALWLVTGGGLDLFAVAAAEDGHWHFLGRLEAGTLLLGAVEGPRHTLVGRPSSRCALRRLPLRELYAPPGRPEAYEGWAPAPGPLEHAVALGLGRGLAVLFAAPQADGPAPAAGPADEDVLWVDVPPGSVRLGADFAAEAAADLLVDGALWQSLVDQQHRLLTAVDGWVERLERAHEDRAAAGVRAGEAVRERADQALLDSIGRRDRSVRAPGEAGDDAVYAVFRQVARASGIPLPEAAARSVAGGARLDPVERMAAAARLRTRPVRLAGAWWRADAGPLVGRRAKSGAPVALLWRRGRYEALSPATGARIRIGAKEAADFEERATMLHRPLPGGPLTLRRLMLFSLRGSRGDLRNLALSGLVTVALGALVPVATGQVLGAYVPSARTGLIAQMCVAVMVAGVVSAAFTLLQSLTLLRLEGRIEAALQPAVWDRLLRLPTAFFADRSTGELASAAMGVSAIRRVLSGIGPTAVQSVTVAVVNLVLLLVHSVPMALAAIGVLLVVSVVFLVLGLWQVKWQRRLVELGNRLNNQAFQTLRGLPKLRVAAAESFAYAAWARGFARSRRMQQRAGRIRNLSTVLSAVYLPLCSLLMFVLLAGPARGTLSAAEFLTFNTAVTMMLTSVTQLTGALVSAVAVLPLYEQVRPVLDAEPEVRASASAPGELTGELRARGLSFRYTEDGPLVLDDVSLSVRAGEFVAVVGPSGSGKSTLLRLLIGFDRPLSGAVLYDGQDLAALDQAAVRRQLGVVLQNAQPLTGTVLDCVCGAEVFTQEEAWAAAEAAGLAEDVRRMPMGLHTMIAQGGAVSGGQRQRLMIAQALIRRPRLLFLDEATSALDNGTQRTVMESTRALRATRIVVAHRLSTVLDADRVLVMDGGRIVEEGSPAELLARPEGRLRALVRRQLA, from the coding sequence ATGACGGGTGTGCGGCAGGCCGCCCGTGCCGCGGCGGCCGACCCGGTGACGGCGGTACTCGGCGGGCTCGGCGCGCCGGTGGAGGCGGCCGACGGGACGGTGCTGCCGCTCGGTGGCCCCTCCGCGCTCTGGCTGGTCACCGGGGGCGGCCTCGACCTCTTCGCGGTGGCGGCGGCCGAGGACGGCCACTGGCACTTCCTGGGCCGTCTGGAGGCCGGCACGCTGCTGCTGGGCGCGGTCGAGGGTCCCCGCCACACCCTGGTGGGCCGCCCCTCCTCCCGGTGCGCCCTGCGCCGCCTGCCGCTGCGCGAGCTGTACGCGCCGCCGGGCCGCCCCGAGGCGTACGAGGGGTGGGCGCCGGCCCCGGGGCCACTGGAGCACGCGGTGGCGCTCGGCCTCGGCCGGGGACTCGCCGTGCTGTTCGCCGCGCCGCAGGCGGACGGCCCGGCGCCGGCGGCGGGGCCCGCCGACGAGGACGTGCTGTGGGTGGACGTGCCGCCGGGCAGCGTCCGCCTCGGCGCCGACTTCGCGGCCGAGGCGGCGGCCGACCTGCTGGTCGACGGGGCGCTGTGGCAGTCCCTGGTGGACCAGCAGCACCGGCTGCTGACCGCCGTCGACGGGTGGGTGGAGCGGCTGGAGCGGGCCCACGAGGACCGTGCGGCGGCCGGTGTCCGCGCCGGCGAGGCGGTACGGGAGCGCGCCGACCAGGCCCTGCTCGACTCCATCGGCCGCCGCGACCGGTCCGTCCGGGCGCCCGGCGAGGCGGGCGACGACGCGGTGTACGCGGTCTTCCGCCAGGTGGCGCGGGCCAGCGGCATCCCCCTCCCGGAGGCGGCGGCGCGTTCGGTGGCGGGCGGCGCCCGGCTCGATCCGGTGGAGCGGATGGCGGCCGCCGCACGGCTCCGGACCCGCCCGGTGCGGCTGGCCGGCGCGTGGTGGCGCGCCGACGCCGGTCCGCTGGTGGGCCGGCGCGCCAAGTCCGGCGCCCCCGTCGCCCTGCTGTGGCGGCGCGGCCGGTACGAGGCGCTCAGCCCGGCCACCGGTGCCCGCATCCGGATCGGCGCGAAGGAGGCCGCCGACTTCGAGGAACGCGCCACGATGCTCCACCGGCCGCTGCCCGGCGGTCCGCTGACGCTGCGCCGGCTGATGCTGTTCAGCCTGCGCGGCTCCCGGGGCGACCTGCGCAACCTCGCCCTCAGCGGTCTGGTCACCGTGGCACTGGGCGCCCTGGTGCCGGTGGCGACCGGGCAGGTGCTCGGCGCGTACGTGCCGAGTGCGCGGACCGGGCTGATCGCGCAGATGTGTGTGGCGGTGATGGTGGCCGGGGTGGTCTCGGCGGCGTTCACGCTGCTCCAGTCGCTGACCTTGCTGCGTCTGGAGGGACGGATCGAGGCGGCGTTGCAGCCGGCCGTCTGGGACCGGCTGCTGCGGCTGCCGACGGCGTTCTTCGCGGACCGGTCCACCGGCGAGCTGGCCAGTGCCGCGATGGGTGTCAGCGCGATCCGCCGGGTGCTGTCGGGAATCGGGCCGACGGCCGTGCAGTCGGTGACGGTGGCCGTCGTCAACCTGGTGCTGCTGCTGGTGCACAGCGTGCCGATGGCGCTGGCGGCCATCGGGGTGCTGCTGGTGGTCTCGGTGGTCTTCCTGGTGCTGGGGCTCTGGCAGGTGAAGTGGCAGCGCAGGCTGGTGGAGCTGGGCAACCGGCTGAACAACCAGGCGTTCCAGACTCTGCGGGGGCTGCCGAAGCTGCGGGTGGCGGCGGCGGAGAGCTTCGCGTACGCCGCGTGGGCGCGCGGCTTCGCGCGCAGCCGCCGGATGCAGCAGAGGGCCGGGCGGATCCGGAACCTGTCCACGGTGCTGAGCGCGGTGTACCTGCCGCTCTGCTCGCTGCTGATGTTCGTGCTGCTGGCCGGTCCGGCGCGCGGCACCCTGTCGGCGGCCGAGTTCCTCACCTTCAACACCGCCGTGACGATGATGCTGACCTCGGTGACGCAGTTGACCGGCGCCCTGGTCTCGGCGGTCGCGGTACTGCCGCTGTACGAGCAGGTGCGTCCGGTGCTGGACGCGGAGCCGGAGGTCCGCGCCTCGGCGAGCGCCCCCGGCGAGCTGACCGGTGAGCTGCGGGCCCGGGGGCTGTCCTTCCGGTACACGGAGGACGGGCCGCTGGTCCTGGACGACGTGTCGCTGTCGGTGCGGGCCGGGGAGTTCGTGGCGGTGGTCGGCCCGAGCGGCAGCGGGAAGTCGACGCTGCTGCGGCTGCTGATCGGCTTCGACCGGCCGCTGTCCGGCGCGGTCCTCTACGACGGCCAGGACCTGGCCGCGCTCGACCAGGCGGCGGTGCGGCGGCAGTTGGGCGTGGTGCTGCAGAACGCCCAGCCCCTCACCGGCACCGTGCTGGACTGCGTCTGCGGGGCGGAGGTGTTCACGCAGGAGGAGGCGTGGGCGGCGGCCGAGGCGGCGGGGCTCGCGGAGGACGTCCGGCGGATGCCGATGGGCCTGCACACCATGATCGCGCAGGGCGGCGCGGTCTCCGGCGGCCAGCGCCAGCGGCTGATGATCGCCCAGGCGCTGATCCGCCGTCCCAGGCTGCTCTTCCTGGACGAGGCGACCAGCGCCCTGGACAACGGCACGCAGCGCACCGTGATGGAGTCGACGCGGGCCCTCCGGGCGACCCGGATCGTGGTGGCACACCGCCTGTCGACGGTGCTGGACGCGGACCGGGTGCTGGTCATGGACGGCGGCCGGATCGTGGAGGAGGGCTCCCCCGCCGAGCTGCTGGCCCGGCCCGAGGGCCGGTTGCGGGCGCTGGTGCGCAGGCAACTGGCGTGA